GCCGCCACAGGAGCTCGAGCATGGGGGGTGCCTGGGGCTGCTTCCCAGGGTCCGCGGAGGCCTGCCCCCCCCGGCACACGCTGACTGGCAGGGTTGGGGCCTGTGAGGATCCGGgctgggtgggggcgggggatCACTCACCCGGGGGCTGCTGAGTGGGCTGGTGGAAAGGCCTGAGGAGGCACCGCTGATGGAACGAGACCTGGAGGTCACAAGGTACAGGGCCACGGCTCAGCCAGGGGGCAGCGGAGCAGCAGGCACTGGGCTCTGCTCCCCCCAGGTAAACCCTCCAGGAGGCCTGGAGCCCGGGCCAAGAGCCTCGAGGCCCTGGGTCCTGCTGCACTTCCTGCCAATTCCAGGAGGGCCCAGGGCGCCTGgctgtgcccagccccactggGGCCCCCATCAGAGCCCACGTGTGGGGGCCACCCCATGCCAGCAGCGCAGGCACAGCACAGAATGCGGCATCAGACGGCCGCAGCAAGGGACCATCCAGCGTGGGGGTGGACAGAGGGACGAGGGGACAGACGGGGCTTCCTGTGAGCTTCCTGTATCCAGCCCCTTCTGCTCCAGGCCTCATGCTGGCTCCAGCCTCCCATGCCCCTGCTGCCAagttcctcccctccccagacGGCTGAGCTCTCCCAGGGCCTGCAGCCTGGTCCTCCACGTCCCTAGATGCCCGTGAGGGATGCCTGGGTCAGCGGCCAGCCCTCCCTGTTCACAACCAGGAGGGcctgggcagggccaggctggggcGGCTGCTGGCAGGGACGGTGGGGCCTTGTCCCACCACTGCCCTACTCGGCCTGACACCTGACAGCAGGAGGGAGGCCCTGGCCCGGTGTGCCCGGCTGAGACTTCGGTGTGCGGCCACCACCCCCATGCAGGGACCAGGATGGCCGTGTGTCGCTCCACCACACTGCACAGACGAGCCGGCGCCCACACGCCCGGACAGTGGCAGTTGCCATCCTTGGAAGAAGGAAGTGCAGGGAGGGGCCGAGGCAGCCGCCGAAGAGAAGAGGACAGAGAAGAGTAAAAGCCCGCCCTGTGCTGCCCACCAGGCCTGCCCACCGCCAGCCGGCCACGAGGGGCCTCGCTGGTCCACACTACGGCCCAGGCCCTGGACCATGGAGAGCGCCACGCTGGCCACACACCTGGCTCCTGGACACCCGGGGGCTGGGCCCCACAGCGACGACCCTCCAACTCCCTCACCACACACAGCCAAGGGGCAGGGAGGTGGCGGGGACCCCATGCCCAACCCAGCCTGTGTGGGTCAGGATGGCACCCAGGGCTGCGACTGGACCCAGAGTTTTCAGGGCTGAGCTGCGAGCTGCGGACAGCCCTCATAGTGGCAGCAGCCACCAGTGAGGGCCTGGACCTGTGGTTCCTGTCCAGCCCGCCCAGAGCTCGTGACTGGGCACGAGGAAGACAGAAGAGGCGGCGGAAGCCCTGAGGTGGAGGGGCTGAGCCCCGGTCCTGTCTGGCCAGGCAGCCGCTGGGACACTGAGCTACAAttgctggggcaggggcaggagagatGGCGCCAGCCCTGAGGGCAGCCAGGGTGGGGTTCACAGGTAGGCGCGGGGCCAGGGCTCAAAGAGGCCCGACCGGCAGCCAGCGTGGTGCAGCCTTGGGAGACGACGCCACCTGCCCAGGCTCGGAAGACTGGCCCCGGGCAGAGGCCCCTCTGACGGTGGCACCTCCTGCCCTCCTCAGCTCCTGCAGGTGGGCACAGGACGACTGCTGGGCTTCAACTCTGGCCGGCCCCAGGGACAGCAGGGCCACCGAGGCCCACTGGACACAACACAGGGGCTGGCAGGAGGAGCGGCTCAGCCTGCAGCCACGCGGGGCTCTAGCCCCAGGCcctgtgagccacagtgcccggtcCCTCGCGGGTAGGCATGCCACGCCTCGGCAGCCCCACCCCTCCTCCTTGGCCTCTGCCTAGCCCGCGGGCCCTTCCCTGGCTTGCTGGCCGGCTCCACTGCCACAGGGGCCCTGCAGCCCAGCCCGCCACCAGACCCGCCCATGTGCCTGCCCGGCCTGAGGCAGGACAGCGTGTCTGGGGCTGGGAGGTGCGGGGACGGGTGGTCGGGGTGTATACCTGTCTTCTTTGCTGAATTGGGGATGGGCCTCAGCGATATCCAGGCTTTTACTGAACATTGCTTTACTACAGCAGAACAGAGCGAGAAAACACAGTTACTGACGGCCACATGCGGGCACAGGTCGGCCCCCAGGGCCCGGGCCATGCCAGGTAAGAACACGCGGCTCTGAGGCCGGCGCACAAAGATGGCGAGAGAGGAGGCTGGGCCAGACGGCGCGCCCCGCACTGTGTGACTGCTGGGCAGGGTGGCCTGGCcggccccaccccagcccccggcccccagcccccaggacCCCTGCGTCCCCAGTCAGCAGCCCCGTGTGGCCCAGCACCAAGCAGCTGGGTCTCTGCTGGCTGCACAGGTGACCCTGCCAAGAGCAGAGTCTGACTGGGACATGCCAGGACTAGTGGCCTTCCAGAGGCCCTGAAATGCTCCACGCCCTGGCCCAGGCAGCCAGGCCTGGGAGCTGCAGCAGAGGCCAAGAGGGTGGCCTCCCACGCCACTGACCGAAGGCCAGGCAGTGGGGTGGTGGGGCCTGCCCTGCAGGGTCAGGGGAGCCCGGAGAGGTGCCCACAAAGGCAGGAGGCAGGCACCTGGGCTGCAGGTTTGGGTGCACCCATGACATGCAGGCCACTGAAGGCCAGGGCAGTAGAACGTAGATAGGAGGGCCCCTTGCTACCCCCTAGTCCTGGGGTCAAGGCTGTGGCTGAGTGGGCCCTGGGAAGGAGGTTCTGGGGCTGGGCCCCAGTTGGGAGGCTGGGCCAGCCTGAAACCCTGGGGAGGGCCTGGGACTCCCAGGGGACCATGGCCTGGGAGCTGGCAGAACTAGGACCACCAGTACTctggccagggctggggctggaacAGGTTTAGCCTGATGGCTGCCAAGCTACCTTGCAGTTCCCCACAGTTTCCCCCAAGTTCCCAAAGAACAGGCCTTGCCTGTCCCACCCCTAAATCCCCAGTACAAGGAGGGGGCCCTGGGGTGCTGAGGCCCAGACCACAGGGCAGACCAGAGACTGCCCAGGCTCTTGGACCTCCTGGTGTGCTCCTGGGCCCAAGGGCTGTCCCCAAATGTTGGAAGCCCCCACCTGGTGAGGGACGTTTGAACTCATCCCCAAGAGGCCACACCGGCTCCACGGATTTGCTGAGGACCTCATGCaggcagcccagccctgcccccacccagcaGAGGCTCCACGGGGGGCTGGCGCCCTTCCTCCGGCCACGGGTCTGCTCACCACTGCTGAGTTCTGTGATGTCCCTGGCCACACACACCATACTTGCCACCCAGAGCCGGGCCCAGCACTGCCCAGGCCAGGGGGACAGGCTTGCTGGGCTGATGGCTCTGAGCGTGGTGTGACCATATCACAGCTCAGCCCAGCCAAGCTTGGGTCaagccagccctgccctgcccagcccagcccagctcagccctgcccagcctggcTCAGCTCAGCCAAATCCAGTtcagcccagctcagcccaggcCAGTCAAGTCCATCTCAGCCCATTCTAGCCCAGCCTAGTCCGGCCTAGCCCAGCTTAGCCCAACCAAGTCCAGCTCAGCCCAGACCTGCCCAGCCATCTAGTTCAGTACAGCCCAGCTCAGCTCAACTGAGTCCAGTCTAGCCCAGCCCAAACCAGCCCAGCTCAGTCCTGTCTAGTCCAGTTTAGTCcagtccagcccagcccagcttaTCCTAGCCCAGGCCAGTCTAGCCCAGTccagcccagcacagcacagcccagcccagcccagctcagcccagcccagcccagcccagctcagctTAGCTTAGCCCattccagcccagcccagcccagctcagcccatGCAGCCCCACTCAATGGCCTCAGCCAAGACCCCAGGCCAATGGGCAGCGATGAGCCAGGCGGCAGTGCCGCGCAGCCCAGGGAGGGAGGCCCAGCAGCCTCGGGGCACACACACCTCTGGCCGTGCTGGGCCATCTCAATGGCCCGCCGCGCAGGCACCGGGGAGCCGCCGTCCGTCACGCTGAGCACCTCCATGGACTTGCGCTCCGGCCGCCGCTTGCCGTGCCGGTTCAGCATCGGGGAGTCCACACGCTTCCGGGGAGGGTCTGAGTACAGATGAGGGTCAGGCCAGACAGCCCCTGGACCCCAGTGGGGCAGTGCGGGCCGGGCTGGAGGCCACCCCGGACCGTACCTATCTCGTTCCGGGGGGGCAGGTCCTCGTCCTCCTGGCTCGGGTACCTTTCTTTCCGGTCCAGGAGGAGGAAGTAAATCATCTTCTCCTGATTCTCCCTGCAGTGGGCGAGAAGGGGCGAGACGCGCTGGCACGCGGGGCCGTCGGCTCCTCCACCACAGCATTCCCACCCCAGGCCCCGTGCCCCTCCCAGCCGCCTACTGCAAGGGCCCCACCCAGGAGCCGCCCTGGACGCACTCCTCCGATAGCAGGTCCTGCAGCAGCTTGTTGCGGTCTCGGAAGCAGCCCAGGGAGTGCATGCTGTCCAGCACGTCAGGGTCGAtgtcctccaggctgggcagCGAGCGGATCTGCACCTTGCGAGGAATGGGCTGCTCTGGTTCCGGCTCGTTCTTGCCTCCTCtgtggacacagggcagggacgCCCGGTTATCAGCTGCGGCCGGGCCTGGGCGGCTGGGAGGGTGGGAGGCCCGCCCTCACCTGGGGCCCTGCGTCCTGCCACTCTCCCTGTGCCCAGCCCGGGGAGGCCTCCTGCGTCCTGCCCGCACCCCGCACCCAGCGCAGGCCACAGAGGGCCAAGGGCCAAGGCGGGGCAGGGCCTGCGCTGGGCCGGCGCCCTCCCCCCGCCTTTCCTAGCAGGGCCTCCAGGCCACAGCAACAGGCAAAGCAGGCGATTAGTGGGTGGAAAAGCTACTTACATATACCATATGTGTTTCTGAATGTGCTCTAGCtacaaggaaagagaaacagggaGTTAGTACGGACGAGGGACGGAAAGAGCCCACATTAGGAGGTGAGGGGGAAGGCGGGGGTGCTGGGGGCGCGGAGAGAGCAGGAGAGGGCGAGGGCGAGTGAGTGGGGGGAATgtggggaggaggatggggagggggcTGCGTTCCCAGAGGCTCAAGGCCagcacccctgcccctgcctctcccAAGTGGAGAAGAAAACGCAAACCTCAAGGAGAGAAGTCGGGGGGGGAGCCGGGGTTGGAGGGGATGCTCCAGGTAGGGGCAGGGGCCCAGGGAGTGGAGGAAGAGCGGGAGGGAGGGAAGCTGGAGCCAGGGCCGCCCCAGGTGCCTGTGCTGCCTGGGCCGGGCCCCTCCATGGATCTGGGAAGGAACCAAGGCAGGAGAGCAGGGAGCAGCCAAGAGGGAGCTGAAGCCAGGAGAACCTGGCCCACCTGTGCGGCGGGGCGGGGCTGGGTGCAGGTGcgggcaggaggctgggagggccgGCCAGCCACACGTCCCCTTCTCTCCACCCTGACTCAGGGACAGCTTGTGGGGTATGAGGCGGTGGCCTCTTGGGAACAGGGCAACGCTACCCTGGAAGGGCCAGCCCAGAGGGTGACCTGCTTCTGTCAAGTGGGCGTGTGCGGTCCCCACGCCAGGCAGCCCCGGAGGAGGTCGGGACCAGCAGCTGGGGGCTACCTTCGGCTCTTGCCAGCCCCCACAGCTGCCGGGGGGCACTCAGCGGAACTATTCACCCTGCCTGGGGCTTGCCCCAGCAGCGTCTGCAAGCAGGATGGCTGTGATGGGGAAGCAGCAGTGCTTCTGTGTAACTTACAGCCAGGTCTCACCTACCTGTGCACACAGCCCTCCACCCCTGTGCACACCCCACACTGGTACAAGTGCTCGTATGCACCTGGACACACCTCCCCACAGGTGCACATGCCCACACCTATGCCCTCACCCAATCACATGAACTCTGGCATGTGTCCACACCTGAGCACCCCCACACCCTTGAACACACACCTGGGCATGTGCCTACATCTGTGTACCCACACACCTGAACACAAGCCAACACCTGGGCACCCCCGCACACCTGAACACTCACCTGGGCACCCACACACACGGGCATATGCCCACATTTGTGCACCCACACCTGAACACAAGCCGACACCTGGGCACccacacacacctgtgcacatATCCACAAACCTGGGCACCTACTCACACACCTGGGTGCCCACACATCTGGGCACACGCCCACCCCCGCGCCCCCCCGCCACGCTCTGGGGCCGCCCTGCTCCGAGGGCACGCACCGTGAGGCGGCGTGCGGCGTCCACTTCGATCATGCCCCGCAGCAGGCTCTGGCAGTCGGGCGGAATAAAGTGCGGCATGTGGAACACGCCCCGCTTCACCTTCTCCAGCAGCTGCCGCAGGTTGTCATCGTCGAAGGGCAGAGCCCCCTGCGGGCAGCCGGGCGGGGGTCAGCATGGGCAGGCGGGTTGGGGAGAGGccggggtggggtggagggggccGGGGTCTCACCACTAGCAAGGCGAACAGGATGACGCCGCAGCTCCACACGTCTGCCTTCCGGCCGTCGTACTTCTCCCCCTGCAGACAACAGTGCCCGGGCTATTGGGCGCAGGGCAGGGCGGGGGCCTTGGCGGGGCCGGGCTCAGAGGGAGTCGGCCCCAGGACAGGCGGCCTAGCAGCACCTTGGGGTGCGGCAGGCTGGGGTCCCACCAGGGTCAGGTCCCCGCCACCCTGGGACCCGCAGAGCTGCACGGGCGGCGCCAACTCACCCGGATCACCTCGGGGCAGGCGTAGTGGGGGGACCTGCGGGCAAGGGCGGAGGTCAGCGACAGGGCTCCGGGCGCTGCCAGGCCCTCCCCCCGGGGTGATGGTGCACCGCAGGGCCCTCGAGGAGGCTCCCAGGGCTGTGGCGCGAGACGCCCCCACGTCCCTGAATCTGCAGGCGGGCTTTTAGGAGGAGACCAAGGTGGGGTGCTGGGTCTCTGCTGTGCCCAAGGCTGTCTGCCCGCTCAGCCAGGCAGGGGCCAGGGGGTCCCAGCCTCACACCCAGGCGGGCCAGAGCCAGGACCGTACCCCTACCCTTACTGTGCCGAGAGGCCTGTCTCCCCAAAACCATCAGGTTGTGGGGTGCCGGGAGGCTCAGGCATTTGTGGGGGGCCTGCCTGTGGGGTGCCCACCGgttccccttcccccagcccagcCCGTGCAGAGCCAGCAGGGGCAGAGGGCCACGTACCCGCAGCTGGTCTCCAACAGGCTGTCGCCAACCTGCAGGGACGCCATGCCAAAGTCTGCGATCCGGATGTTGTTCTTCTCGTCCAGCAGGAGGTTTTCAGGTTTTAGATCCCTGTGGCTGGGGAGGAGGGCGGTGAGGCTGAACAGGGCCAGTCTCTGCCTTGAGCACCTCCCCACCCTGGAGACCCCCTGCCCGGAGCCCACTGCCTCTCCAAACGCCAATCACACAGAGGGGCCAATGGCAGCCCAGCCTGGTGATGTCATAGGCAGCCAATCAGAAGTCGCCTGCCTGGTCCGTTTGGCTCTGGCCTTTGGTCAGGCATCCCTGTTTCTCCTGCCATGCGCTCCTGCCCCCTGGCAGGCTCCTTGCTGCCCCCTCCTGCTCCCTAGCACACCTGCTCTAGCCTAGGCCAACCTAGGGCCCCCAGGCACGCATGGATGCAAGCAGTGGACCCTGGAAAGGCCGAGGGGCTCCCAGAGCCCTTGGGTGGGCGCCAGGCAGAAACCTTCCCAACACACTGCCCACTCAGGGGAAAGCGGGGGTGCCAGGGGGGGTGCCAGGGGTTGATGTTCCTCGGGAGGGGGGAAGGGCAGCACCTGGTGTGGCACGGTGCATTTGAGGGGCAGCTAAGGGGGGTGACGGTGCCCTTGGGTAGACAATGGGGGGGACAGTGCGTTTGAGTACGGGCAGCTAATGGGGGGATGGTGCACCTCGGAATAGCACACTAGGGGGTGTAGTCCTTGGGGCACAGGGGCATCTGCGGTAGCACCCTGGGGGTTGGGGTCCCTGGGGAGTGGGGGGCACCAGGGGTGGGGCTCACCATATGGAGTGGCTGTGGCAGAAGTCCAGCGCGGAGATGATCTGCCGGAAGAACTTCCGAGCCTCCTTAGGCGTCAGCCTCCCCTTCTTCACCAGGTAGTCGAAAAGCTCACCACCTGACACGTGTTCTAGCACCAGGTACCTGCAGGAGACGGGGCCACCAGTGCGCCCAGCTGTGGCTGCCAGCCGCCCCTCCTCATCCCAGGGCCTCCCACAGCCACCTCCTGGCCAGCCTCCTGCAGGCCGCCCCCATTCTCCCACTggctggggaggcagctgagAGGAGCCCTGACTACGGCAGATCTCAAACCATCTGGGTTCCTGGGGGTGGGCCTCAAATGAGTCTGCAAggagcctggggtggggtgggggaagaggggcgGGTGAAGGGATGGGTCTGGGGGCAGAGCAGCGAGGGAGGGTTTGGAACCCGCAGGCTGAGTGGGGCGGGTACTGGGGCCAAGGAGCAGTGCATGGGGTGGCCTCGGGGCTCTGCCCTGCCTGCTCTGGCCCTCACACCCTGGGGTCCCCTTGCACCTCAGTGGCACGGGCACCGAGCAGGGAGACCACACAGCCGCATCCAGGGGCCCAGGGACCGTCTGGGCCGCTGTGAGGGGGAGACAGGAGGTGTGAAGGCCATGGGGAGGGGGTGAGGAAAAGGTTGGTGTGGCCCTCCCCTTCCTACCCTGGCAGGCTCCCAGCACCCCCCAACATGGGGTCTCAGCCACATAGAGGGTCCTGAGGAGCTGGTTCCTGGTGAGAGGCCCGTGGGATGCTGGATGCAGCTGCCTGGGGGCTGCTCCGCCCAGGCTGAACCAGCTCCAGGGGGAGGCCTGTGAGGGTGGTGGCCCCAGGTGTGGCCGTGGTGATGTCGGGGGACTGCACAGGACAAAGGGGTGGGGCCTTGGCACACGCTCAGAGCGGAGTGGGGACCGGGGGGACCGGCTGTCCCAGGAGCTGGTCTTGGCAGGAGTCGGGGGCCCAGTGTGGGGATGGGAGCAGAGGTCGTGGTGGTGAAGCTCCCACGGCAGAGAAAGGTGGTGGGGGCCACAGGGGGGGACTCTGGGCAGGGGGTGGCCAGGACCAAGGCTCAGCATAGGCCACACGGTGTCCGGGGGCCATGGGACAACACCCAGGGCCAGACCTCAGGAGAAGCCCCAAGCACAGCCGTGCGCACCTCCTGGGCTCTTTCCTGTCCTTGGGCCTTGGCCTGCGGTGCCCATCCCCCCCGCactcccccaccctcccctccaAGAAGGCCTCCCCGGGACCCCACTACACCGGCACCATGTCACAGCGAGGAAGCCGTGGCCCTCGTCACAGTCCACCTCGCCAGCATCAGGGCCAGGACCGCCCCCGCCCCCCAGGCCTCTGGTGACAGTTTCTGTGTCCCTGCTCATGGCGGGGCAGGCGggctccccacaccccaccccgGGTTTCCTCTCCCCAGCTACACATGAGCTGGCCACCGGCACATGCTCCCCACGGGAATGCAGAAACCCAGGCCTGAGCGGAAGTCGCTGCCGGGGGAAGGGGAGTGGCTGGGTTCTGCCAGACCCTCAGCCAGCTCACCCTGAgggcagcccccagcccagccctttaTGTTCCCTGCCCCCTCCATGCCTGATTCCTCAGAGACGCCCGGCTGGCATCACCTGGCAGGTCAGGATGCCGCCCGGGGACCAGTGAGGGTCAGGTGGGGCTCAAGGCCAGACAGCCCTCGGGCAGCAGCCCTCATCCATGGGAAAGCCCATCAGAGCGCACGAGGAGACCGCCCCGTGTGTGACCTCTGTGCCCACTCCCAGGAGCTCcctgaggctgggtgtggggcgATGGGGTTCACAGCCAGGCATGCCTGGGACAGGGTGGGGATTTCTGCTGGCCTCGGCGGCTGTGGGGGTGACAGGGTCCAGGCAGGGCGGGAGCCTGCTGGCTGTGCCTCGTGTTGGGGAGCCTCAGGGATGGAGACATGGCTCAGTGGGGCTGGGGAAGTCCCGGGCAGAGGCCAGGAGGCTCAGCGTGGCCATGTGGGGAGGCCCAGGTGCTCCGGCCCCTTGCCCTGAAATGCCTAAGCCCCCTCCAGAAGGCCCTGTTCCCTCTTGCCGGCCTCAGGCTGGTGGCTCTGCAAGCCCCACAGAGCAGGTCTCTGGTCTGGTCAAGAAGCAGAGACCACAGCGGCCTGGGCTGAGACCCTACCCAGACAGTGTTCATGCTGGCAGGGCCAGGGCTGCTGGGGTGCAGTAGGCACCCCTGGCCTCCAGCCCCAGCGCTCCCCAAGCCCCGGCCACCTGCCCCTGCAGCGACAGCCCCCACCTCGGCCACCCCAGCTCTTCAGACCCAGCAATacctacaaatattttttgttttcataaacgTCGTGCAGCTTTAGGACGTGGGGGTGCTCGATGAGCTTCAGGATCGCGATCTCCCGCTCCACCTGCGTGGGAGAGACCAGAGCATGTCACGCTCGCAGGGCTGGGGCACTCTTCTCTCCCCACAGACGCCACCTTTGGTGCCAGCTGTGGGGGACGCGGGGACGTGGGCTGCTCAGCTGGGGCCCTGGCTAGTGGAGAGGGCAGGGAGAGCCGCAGTGGAGGGAGCCCAGGCCCCAGGGCTGACAGCAGCCTGTAGGGCTGAGGACTGGGGTCCCCTGGAGCAGGAGggtccctccccaccctgcccaggAAGGCAGGCAGCCTGGGCCTCGGTGCTGCTCCTCTCCGTGAACCCAGCCTCAGGAATGGGGCCTCCCAGGCTCCCAGCCAGTCGGATGGAGGGCCCTTCCAGGCAGGCTGTGCCTGGGCTCCGTCCTTCCTTACGGTGGAGGCCTCACAGGAGGAGGGGCCGGGACAGGCTTCTGTGGGCTCAGGACTAGCACGAGGTGGGGGCAGGCGACCTGTGCGTGCGGGGCATAGAGTAGTTGTGCAGGCCGTGCTCAGGGCACGTGTCCCTGATCCACAGGCTCCCAGCTGGTACTGTCCCCAAGTGGGGAGGGCCCCAGGGAGGGACAGAAGTGACCCCTGAGGGCACCTGACTCAGGATACCCAGTCCTGCTCTGAGGTGAGGGCAGGGTCTCCTCCCTCAGACATGCAAGCCTGGCCATGGGCACCTGGTGCCCTGCCCAGCACAGAGGAATTGCCTTGTCAGTGGTGGGGCCAGCTGAGGCCACGGCCTAGGGGACCCAGCACTCAGGAGCCAGGGTGGACGAGGCTTTGGGGCTGGGGCCAGTCTTGTGATGGGGTCCCAGCTCTGGCAGGTTGGCCAGCCTGTCCCCAAGCCCTTCCCTCCCAGGTGGGCAACTGTGCCCAGCACTTGCAGGTGACAGGGACACCTCCCCCGCCCCACATCTCCAGGCCCTCCTTCACTCGGGGCTCACAGGCACCTCCCAAATTCAGCATGGGACTCTCCTCAGCTACACCCTGAACTGGATCTCTCTGCCAGGTGCTGTCCTGGCCCCGTCACTCCCAGGGCCCCTGTTTCTCCTCCAAGGCAGGTTCGGACCCTGCCAGCCCCATCCAAGCAGCCCTCAGCAGCCCTTAACGCTGCTCCCACCTCCCCATGGGGTCCCTGGGCCTTCCCAGTTTAGTCTGGTTAATTCCTCCACACCCCCAGCAGCTGGGGGGTGCTCAACGTGTCAGGGTCCCCAACTGTCAGCAGCTTCCACAAGCCTCTCCTCTCTCGGCTACTCCCACTGGCCCCCGTCCCCGTGTCCTGCCCCACCCACAGCCCTGCATGTGAAGGAGTGAATGcaggggaagggagggcagggggcTCGGCTGGCCCCGGTGCTGGGAGGGTCCCGCACTGCCAGCCCAGGTCCCACTGTGGGCGGGACTGGGAGCAGCTGGgagccacagcctctgcctctacACCCAGGGTCAGGCTTCCCAGCAGCTAGGACAGCCCCATCCCCACTGAGAGGTGGGTCAGAGCCCAGGAGTCCTCCACCCAGGGGGCCTGCCCGGACCCCACGGTGACCAGACACCACCGCATGAAGCCGATGAGGAGGAAGGCAGGGCTCCCCTCTGCTAAGCTGGGCCCTGGCAGGCGAGGGGTTGCTCTGAGGCAGGGGCCTCCTCTAGATTCtagctggggacactgaggctctGCCCGCTAGTACAGCAGGTCAGTGTAGCAACTCAACTGCCCAGCTTCGGCCAGTCCCCTCAGGGGTGCCCACTCTGCTTGGGGGCAGGAGAAAGGTGGGCAGGCCCGGAGGGGAGAAAGAAGGGCAGAGGCGCCCTGTCAGGGGGCCAGCAGGGGTGCGGCAGCCCAGGAGCCTGCAGGACCCCCGCACTCAGCTCCGCAGGTCCCCACAACGCTGGCTCCCACCCCCTGTGCTattccccgccccaccccaccaccagccccacctccctccccggccccgcctccctccccagcatcaccccaccaccagccctgcctcctccccgGCCCCGCCTCCTTCCCCCGGCCCCGCCTCCCTTCCCGGCCCCACCCCACCGCCAGCCCCGCCTCTTCCCCGGCCCCGCCTCCTTCCCCCGGCCCCGCCTCCCTCCCTGGCCCCGCCCACCTTCATCAGCACAGACTCGCTCAGCTTCTCACGGTTGACGATCTTGATGGCCACCTTCTGGCAGGTGACACAGTGAACCCCAAGCTTCACCAGGCCTGCGGGAGAGAAGAAGCCTCGCTCAGACCCGCCCGGGGAGCCTGCAGCGAGCACCTGGCTGGACTCTGCAAGTGGGGAGCCTCCTCCCACATCCTGGACAGCAGCGGCCCCACCCACTCCAGGGCGGACTCGGCCCCGCCCCCTGGGTCGCTGTCCGGAACAGCTCAGTGCTGGCCTC
The genomic region above belongs to Papio anubis isolate 15944 chromosome 12, Panubis1.0, whole genome shotgun sequence and contains:
- the BRSK2 gene encoding serine/threonine-protein kinase BRSK2 isoform X8, whose product is MKVEREIAILKLIEHPHVLKLHDVYENKKYLYLVLEHVSGGELFDYLVKKGRLTPKEARKFFRQIISALDFCHSHSICHRDLKPENLLLDEKNNIRIADFGMASLQVGDSLLETSCGSPHYACPEVIRGEKYDGRKADVWSCGVILFALLVGALPFDDDNLRQLLEKVKRGVFHMPHFIPPDCQSLLRGMIEVDAARRLTLEHIQKHIWYIGGKNEPEPEQPIPRKVQIRSLPSLEDIDPDVLDSMHSLGCFRDRNKLLQDLLSEEENQEKMIYFLLLDRKERYPSQEDEDLPPRNEIDPPRKRVDSPMLNRHGKRRPERKSMEVLSVTDGGSPVPARRAIEMAQHGQRSRSISGASSGLSTSPLSSPRVTPHPSPRGSPLPTPKGTPVHTPKESPAGTPNPTPPSSPSVGGVPWRARLNSIKNSFLGSPRFHRRKLQVPTPEEMSNLTPESSPELAKKSWFGNFISLEKEEQIFVVIKDKPLSSIKADIVHAFLSIPSLSHSVISQTSFRAEYKATGGPAVFQKPVKFQVDITYTEGGEAQKENGIYSVTFTLLSGPSRRFKRVVETIQAQLLSTHDPPAAQHLSDTTNCMEMMTGRLSKCDEKNGQAAQAPSTPAKRSAHGPLGDSAAAGPGPGGDAEYPTGKDTANMGPPAARREQP
- the BRSK2 gene encoding serine/threonine-protein kinase BRSK2 isoform X11; amino-acid sequence: MKVEREIAILKLIEHPHVLKLHDVYENKKYLYLVLEHVSGGELFDYLVKKGRLTPKEARKFFRQIISALDFCHSHSICHRDLKPENLLLDEKNNIRIADFGMASLQVGDSLLETSCGSPHYACPEVIRGEKYDGRKADVWSCGVILFALLVGALPFDDDNLRQLLEKVKRGVFHMPHFIPPDCQSLLRGMIEVDAARRLTLEHIQKHIWYIGGKNEPEPEQPIPRKVQIRSLPSLEDIDPDVLDSMHSLGCFRDRNKLLQDLLSEEENQEKMIYFLLLDRKERYPSQEDEDLPPRNEIDPPRKRVDSPMLNRHGKRRPERKSMEVLSVTDGGSPVPARRAIEMAQHGQRSRSISGASSGLSTSPLSSPRVTPHPSPRGSPLPTPKGTPVHTPKESPAGTPNPTPPSSPSVGGVPWRARLNSIKNSFLGSPRFHRRKLQVPTPEEMSNLTPESSPELAKKSWFGNFISLEKEEQIFVVIKDKPLSSIKADIVHAFLSIPSLSHSVISQTSFRAEYKATGGPAVFQKPVKFQVDITYTEGGEAQKENGIYSVTFTLLSGPSRRFKRVVETIQAQLLSTHDPPAAQHLSGIIPKS
- the BRSK2 gene encoding serine/threonine-protein kinase BRSK2 isoform X10 is translated as MKVEREIAILKLIEHPHVLKLHDVYENKKYLYLVLEHVSGGELFDYLVKKGRLTPKEARKFFRQIISALDFCHSHSICHRDLKPENLLLDEKNNIRIADFGMASLQVGDSLLETSCGSPHYACPEVIRGEKYDGRKADVWSCGVILFALLVGALPFDDDNLRQLLEKVKRGVFHMPHFIPPDCQSLLRGMIEVDAARRLTLEHIQKHIWYIGGKNEPEPEQPIPRKVQIRSLPSLEDIDPDVLDSMHSLGCFRDRNKLLQDLLSEEENQEKMIYFLLLDRKERYPSQEDEDLPPRNEIDPPRKRVDSPMLNRHGKRRPERKSMEVLSVTDGGSPVPARRAIEMAQHGQRSRSISGASSGLSTSPLSSPRVTPHPSPRGSPLPTPKGTPVHTPKESPAGTPNPTPPSSPSVGGVPWRARLNSIKNSFLGSPRFHRRKLQVPTPEEMSNLTPESSPELAKKSWFGNFISLEKEEQIFVVIKDKPLSSIKADIVHAFLSIPSLSHSVISQTSFRAEYKATGGPAVFQKPVKFQVDITYTEGGEAQKENGIYSVTFTLLSGPSRRFKRVVETIQAQLLSTHDPPAAQHLSDTTNCMEMMTGRLSKCGIIPKS
- the BRSK2 gene encoding serine/threonine-protein kinase BRSK2 isoform X9 yields the protein MKVEREIAILKLIEHPHVLKLHDVYENKKYLYLVLEHVSGGELFDYLVKKGRLTPKEARKFFRQIISALDFCHSHSICHRDLKPENLLLDEKNNIRIADFGMASLQVGDSLLETSCGSPHYACPEVIRGEKYDGRKADVWSCGVILFALLVGALPFDDDNLRQLLEKVKRGVFHMPHFIPPDCQSLLRGMIEVDAARRLTLEHIQKHIWYIGGKNEPEPEQPIPRKVQIRSLPSLEDIDPDVLDSMHSLGCFRDRNKLLQDLLSEEENQEKMIYFLLLDRKERYPSQEDEDLPPRNEIDPPRKRVDSPMLNRHGKRRPERKSMEVLSVTDGGSPVPARRAIEMAQHGQSKAMFSKSLDIAEAHPQFSKEDRSRSISGASSGLSTSPLSSPRVTPHPSPRGSPLPTPKGTPVHTPKESPAGTPNPTPPSSPSVGGVPWRARLNSIKNSFLGSPRFHRRKLQVPTPEEMSNLTPESSPELAKKSWFGNFISLEKEEQIFVVIKDKPLSSIKADIVHAFLSIPSLSHSVISQTSFRAEYKATGGPAVFQKPVKFQVDITYTEGGEAQKENGIYSVTFTLLSGPSRRFKRVVETIQAQLLSTHDPPAAQHLSGIIPKS